In a genomic window of Pelecanus crispus isolate bPelCri1 chromosome 1, bPelCri1.pri, whole genome shotgun sequence:
- the LOC104029330 gene encoding 2-oxoglutarate receptor 1: protein MASERTGNFTALPGHSDLLTSCKDEDFLQVKSYLSVLYSLIFLVCFPGNIVTIFVYFFKMTPWKSSTIIMLNLAITDLLYIATLPFFIHYSANGNNWIFGNFMCKFIHFCFYFNMYSGIIFLSCFSIFRFFVVVHPIKCFFVQKRRWAVVTCIVVWMISLAAISPLGILISTSHMQNRTICPDLAAAEDLDTSRWYNWLLTVFAFFLPLLTVTLCYMLIIYTLATGPHTQACYKQKARRLAVVLLVVFYVCFLPFHVFRGLRLELRIRPVSCHLKNTILLMFIITKPLAALNTFGNLLLYVVAGDNFQQAILSLLKFRTNKNLK, encoded by the coding sequence ATGGCATCTGAACGCACCGGCAATTTTACTGCTCTGCCAGGCCACTCAGACCTGTTGACAAGCTGCAAGGATGAAGATTTCTTACAGGTGAAATCCTATCTCTCCGTCCTTTACAGCCTAATCTTCCTGGTATGCTTCCCAGGGAACATTGTGAcaatttttgtttactttttcaaGATGACAccctggaaaagcagcaccatCATTATGTTAAACCTGGCTATCACTGACCTATTATATATAGCCACGCTTCCTTTCTTTATACACTACTCTGCTAATGGAAATAACTGGATCTTTGGAAACTTCATGTGCAAGTTTATTCACTTTTGTTTCTACTTCAACATGTACAGTGGTATTATCTTCCTTAGCTGCTTCAGCATCTTCCGCTTTTTTGTAGTTGTCCACccaattaaatgcttttttgttcAAAAACGGAGATGGGCAGTGGTGACTTGCATTGTAGTTTGGATGATTTCCCTGGCGGCCATCAGCCCCTTGGGCATCTTGATTTCCACGAGCCATATGCAGAACAGGACGATCTGCCCGgacctggctgctgctgaggatCTTGACACTAGTCGGTGGTATAACTGGCTGCTGACGGTGTTTGCCTTCTTCTTGCCCTTGCTGACGGTGACTCTGTGCTACATGCTCATTATTTACACCTTGGCTACTGGGCCCCACACGCAGGCTTGCTACAAACAAAAGGCTCGCAGACTTGCTGTTGTCCTCCTGGTGGTCTTCTATGTGTGCTTCCTCCCCTTCCATGTCTTTCGAGGGCTTCGGCTGGAGCTCCGAATACGACCAGTTAGCTGCCACTTGAAGAACACGATCCTTTTAATGTTTATCATAACTAAACCTTTAGCAGCATTAAATACTTTTGGAAACTTACTGCTCTATGTAGTGGCAGGAGACAACTTCCAGCAGGCGATCCTCTCACTCCTCAAGTTTCGGACAAACAAGAACTTGAAATAG